One Vicinamibacterales bacterium DNA window includes the following coding sequences:
- a CDS encoding amidase family protein, with translation MPPAFRPAAAALAAAFLIAPPLAAQRVPRPAPAPAPLFDVYERGIPELQTALTDGRVTSRGLVEAYLARIRAYDQAGPALNSIVVLNPAALAEADALDRERAAQGPRGPLHGIPVLVKDNYDTAGMPTSGGTLALATLQPTADAFQVARLKAAGAVILGKTTMHELAAGITTISSLTGQTRNPYDLQRLPGGSSGGTGAAVAASFAAAGMGSDTCGSIRIPSANQNLVGLRATRGLSSRTGVMPLSDTQDVAGPLARTVTDLAIMLDATVGPDRDDPITAGAAAHVPRSYRDGLAGATLKGVRLGIVGSLFGDAPEDDEVGDIVRKALAAMKAEGAEVVDADVPGLDDLLRDSSVIADEFKFDLAAYLLKHPGAPVASLGEILDRGLHHDALDQTFRLRNTPERRDTEHYRQALVKRRALREVVLATLEGQRLQALVYPTLRRKPALIGEPQLGTTCQLSATTGLPALAVPAGFTADGLPIGFELLGGAFTEPALLEYAYAWEQVARPRRPPFSTPPLVGGAAPAPVAFKAAVGAAAEGGSATVAFVYHPTTGVLDFDAAEAGPAAVIALALHRAEGDRVGPIVTHLLRAGQRAARGAVTLRGRERDALAGGRLFVRLYTDRLPLGTMPARLELP, from the coding sequence ATGCCCCCGGCGTTCCGACCTGCCGCCGCCGCGCTCGCCGCGGCCTTCCTCATCGCCCCGCCACTGGCCGCCCAGCGCGTGCCCCGGCCAGCGCCGGCACCGGCGCCGCTCTTCGACGTCTACGAGCGCGGCATTCCGGAGCTCCAGACGGCGCTCACGGACGGGCGGGTGACCTCGCGGGGCCTCGTCGAGGCGTACCTGGCGCGCATCCGGGCGTACGACCAGGCGGGTCCGGCCCTGAACAGCATCGTCGTGCTGAACCCGGCGGCGCTGGCCGAGGCCGACGCGCTCGACCGCGAGCGCGCGGCCCAGGGGCCGCGAGGCCCGCTCCACGGCATCCCGGTGCTCGTGAAGGACAACTACGACACGGCCGGCATGCCCACCTCGGGCGGCACGCTGGCCCTCGCCACGCTCCAGCCGACGGCCGACGCGTTCCAGGTGGCGCGGCTCAAGGCGGCCGGCGCCGTGATCCTGGGCAAGACCACCATGCACGAACTGGCGGCCGGCATCACGACGATCTCGTCGCTCACGGGCCAGACCCGCAACCCCTACGACTTGCAGCGCCTGCCCGGCGGGTCGAGCGGCGGGACCGGCGCGGCCGTGGCCGCGAGCTTCGCCGCCGCGGGCATGGGCAGCGACACGTGCGGGTCGATCCGGATTCCGTCGGCCAACCAGAACCTCGTCGGCCTGCGCGCCACGCGCGGCCTGTCGAGCCGCACGGGCGTGATGCCGCTGTCCGACACGCAGGACGTGGCCGGTCCGCTCGCGCGCACCGTGACGGACCTGGCGATCATGCTCGACGCGACCGTGGGGCCCGATCGCGACGACCCGATCACGGCCGGCGCGGCCGCGCACGTGCCGCGCTCCTACCGCGACGGGCTCGCCGGCGCGACGCTCAAGGGCGTCCGGCTGGGCATCGTCGGCTCGCTGTTCGGCGACGCGCCCGAGGACGACGAAGTCGGCGACATCGTGCGCAAGGCGCTCGCCGCCATGAAGGCCGAGGGGGCCGAGGTCGTGGACGCGGACGTGCCGGGTCTCGACGACCTGCTGCGCGACAGCAGCGTAATCGCCGACGAGTTCAAGTTCGACCTGGCCGCGTATCTCCTGAAGCATCCCGGGGCGCCCGTGGCGTCGCTCGGCGAGATCCTGGACCGCGGCCTCCACCACGACGCGCTCGACCAGACGTTCCGGCTGCGCAACACGCCGGAGCGGCGCGACACCGAACACTACCGGCAGGCGCTCGTGAAGCGGCGCGCGCTGCGCGAGGTCGTGCTCGCCACCCTGGAAGGGCAGCGGCTGCAGGCCCTGGTCTATCCGACGCTGCGCCGCAAGCCGGCCCTCATCGGCGAACCGCAGCTCGGGACGACGTGCCAGTTGAGCGCCACCACGGGACTGCCCGCGCTGGCGGTGCCGGCCGGCTTCACCGCCGACGGGCTGCCCATCGGCTTCGAGCTCCTGGGCGGCGCCTTCACCGAGCCGGCGCTGCTCGAGTACGCCTACGCCTGGGAGCAGGTGGCACGGCCGCGCCGTCCGCCGTTCAGCACGCCGCCGCTCGTGGGCGGCGCCGCGCCGGCGCCCGTGGCGTTCAAGGCCGCGGTGGGCGCGGCGGCCGAAGGCGGCTCGGCGACCGTGGCGTTCGTCTACCACCCGACCACGGGTGTGCTGGACTTCGACGCCGCGGAGGCGGGTCCGGCCGCCGTGATCGCGCTGGCGCTGCACCGGGCCGAGGGCGACCGCGTCGGGCCGATCGTGACCCACCTGCTGCGCGCGGGACAGCGGGCGGCGCGGGGGGCGGTGACCCTGCGCGGGCGCGAGCGCGATGCCCTCGCCGGCGGGCGGCTGTTCGTGCGCCTGTACACGGATCGGCTGCCCCTGGGCACGATGCCGGCGCGGCTCGAGCTCCCGTGA
- a CDS encoding protein kinase, which produces MTSGTARSHRELVKHLFEQVADLAPADAEARLAAHGGDQDVVAEVRSLLEWHRKPGTFLDTPAVHAAGVAPDLAPGQALGPWRVVEVIGRGGMGVVYRAERADDAFTRLAAIKVIGHGADAASVVGRFRRERQTLADLDHRNIARLFDGGTTPAGQPYFAMEYVDGVPIDRYCDERRLSIDGRLELFTRVCNGVQYAHENLVVHRDIKPDNILVAADDTPKLLDFGIARIVSRETGAADAGDTAATWMMTPEFASPEQVAGRADTTATDVYSLGVVLYVLLTGVRPYRLIGGTPAEVAAALAAVVVVPPSRKVTEGDGAASRAERRRTTPAALSRYLSGDLDAIVLKALARDPGDRYPGVADLLRDVRAYRTSWPISARPPAALYVTRKFVRRHIKAFVAAAVVAAVGAGGIGAVLWQSSVAARERQRAERRFEDVRHLANAFMFDVNDTIANVPGTTATRELIVKTAIDYLDRLAEESAGDASLQRELALAWMRVGDVQGNPSAANIGDTAGAVRSYRRAAELAESARRESADDLAAVRALAGVHRRMADVLAWAGDLQAALPEGEQSKRLFDEVVARAGGSPSLDDRLEAAIATVKLGDVLGNPNLPNVGRAADAAATFETALAEFRALDAEVPGDARVRRFIGLSLERIGTLHEVAARWEEAQHAYRESFDIRQALAAREPGLRNVQRDLAIAYEKLGKVERALGGPDAGLDNLRGALAQFERLAEADPADVNAARSVAVSREVLGQALAGAARSAEARQLLEAALAGHRALAAKDPGNAQARCDTARLLEFVGDTLAGDPATLSRACAGWRESLEVLERLRAAGAGECLTGGTGADGLTKKLQSCQ; this is translated from the coding sequence ATGACGTCCGGGACGGCGCGGAGCCATCGCGAGCTCGTCAAGCATCTGTTCGAGCAGGTGGCCGACCTGGCGCCGGCCGACGCGGAGGCCAGGCTCGCCGCCCATGGCGGCGACCAGGACGTCGTGGCCGAGGTCCGGTCGCTCCTGGAGTGGCACCGCAAGCCGGGCACGTTCCTCGACACGCCGGCCGTGCACGCGGCCGGCGTCGCCCCGGACCTCGCGCCCGGGCAGGCGCTGGGCCCCTGGCGCGTCGTGGAGGTGATCGGCCGGGGCGGCATGGGCGTCGTGTACCGCGCCGAGCGCGCCGACGACGCCTTCACGCGCCTGGCGGCGATCAAGGTCATCGGCCACGGCGCCGACGCCGCCAGCGTCGTGGGGCGCTTCCGCCGCGAGCGCCAGACGCTCGCCGATCTGGATCACCGCAACATCGCCCGGCTGTTCGACGGCGGCACCACGCCCGCCGGCCAGCCGTACTTCGCCATGGAGTACGTGGACGGCGTGCCGATCGACCGCTACTGCGACGAGCGGCGGCTGTCGATCGACGGACGCCTCGAGCTCTTCACGCGGGTCTGCAACGGCGTCCAGTACGCGCACGAGAACCTCGTCGTGCACCGCGACATCAAGCCGGACAACATCCTCGTCGCGGCCGACGACACCCCGAAGCTGCTCGACTTCGGCATCGCCCGGATCGTGTCGCGCGAGACGGGCGCCGCCGACGCCGGGGACACCGCCGCCACGTGGATGATGACGCCGGAGTTCGCCAGCCCCGAGCAGGTGGCGGGCCGGGCGGACACGACGGCGACGGACGTGTACTCCCTGGGCGTCGTGCTGTACGTGCTGCTCACGGGCGTGCGCCCGTACCGGCTGATCGGCGGGACGCCGGCCGAAGTGGCCGCGGCGCTCGCCGCGGTCGTCGTCGTGCCGCCGTCGCGCAAGGTGACCGAGGGCGACGGCGCCGCCTCGCGCGCGGAGCGGCGGCGCACCACGCCCGCGGCGCTGTCGCGGTACCTCAGCGGCGATCTCGACGCGATCGTCCTGAAGGCGCTGGCCCGCGATCCGGGCGACCGCTACCCGGGCGTGGCGGATCTGCTGCGCGACGTGCGCGCCTATCGGACGTCGTGGCCCATCTCGGCACGGCCGCCGGCGGCCCTGTACGTGACGCGCAAGTTCGTCCGTCGCCACATCAAGGCCTTCGTCGCCGCGGCCGTCGTCGCGGCGGTGGGCGCCGGCGGGATCGGCGCGGTGCTGTGGCAGTCGTCGGTGGCCGCCCGCGAGCGCCAGCGCGCCGAGCGCCGTTTCGAGGACGTCCGTCACCTGGCCAACGCGTTCATGTTCGACGTGAACGACACGATCGCGAACGTGCCGGGCACCACGGCGACACGCGAGCTCATCGTGAAGACGGCCATCGACTATCTCGATCGGCTGGCGGAGGAGTCGGCCGGCGACGCGAGCCTGCAGCGGGAACTGGCGCTCGCCTGGATGCGCGTGGGCGACGTGCAGGGCAACCCGTCGGCCGCGAACATCGGGGACACGGCCGGCGCGGTGCGGAGCTACCGGCGGGCGGCCGAACTCGCGGAGAGCGCGCGGCGCGAGTCGGCGGACGACCTCGCGGCGGTGCGCGCGCTCGCCGGCGTCCATCGCCGCATGGCCGACGTCCTGGCGTGGGCGGGCGATCTCCAGGCCGCGCTGCCGGAAGGCGAGCAGTCGAAGCGGCTCTTCGACGAGGTGGTGGCGCGCGCCGGCGGCTCGCCGTCGCTCGACGATCGCCTCGAGGCGGCCATCGCCACCGTGAAACTCGGCGACGTCCTCGGCAACCCGAACCTGCCCAACGTCGGCCGGGCCGCCGATGCGGCCGCGACCTTCGAGACGGCGCTGGCCGAGTTCCGGGCGCTCGACGCCGAGGTTCCGGGCGACGCGCGCGTGCGGCGGTTCATCGGCCTCAGCCTGGAGCGCATCGGCACGCTCCACGAGGTGGCGGCACGGTGGGAAGAGGCCCAGCATGCCTATCGCGAGTCCTTCGACATCCGGCAGGCGCTCGCCGCCCGCGAGCCCGGACTGCGCAACGTCCAGCGCGACCTGGCCATCGCGTACGAGAAGCTCGGCAAGGTGGAGCGCGCCCTCGGCGGGCCCGACGCCGGCCTCGACAACCTCCGCGGGGCGCTCGCCCAGTTCGAGCGGCTCGCCGAGGCGGACCCGGCCGACGTCAACGCCGCCCGCAGCGTGGCCGTCAGCCGCGAGGTCCTGGGCCAGGCCCTGGCGGGCGCCGCCCGCAGCGCCGAGGCACGGCAGCTCCTGGAGGCGGCGCTCGCGGGGCACCGCGCGCTCGCGGCCAAGGATCCCGGCAACGCGCAGGCCCGCTGCGACACGGCGCGGCTGCTCGAGTTCGTCGGCGACACCCTGGCCGGCGACCCGGCCACCCTCTCCCGGGCGTGCGCGGGCTGGCGGGAGAGTCTCGAGGTCCTGGAGCGGCTGCGCGCGGCCGGCGCCGGCGAGTGCCTCACCGGCGGCACCGGGGCCGACGGGCTGACGAAGAAACTGCAGAGCTGCCAGTAG
- a CDS encoding EamA family transporter: MRSPRASALRTLVAFAVIYLGWGSTFLAVRVAVTSIPPLLVGASRNLVAGSLLVGAGLLSGAGRPSAAAAGRALTIGVLMFVANHGAIAWASTRNPSGITALLVATIPLWILVFEWRRGDTARPPVRAIVGLGLGFAGSLLLLWPSAGGTRLDPLASVVTGLAAISWAAGTLTARHAHLSESVALATGLPMLLGGTVLAAASAAAGEWSGLRLAAIRPESGASLAYLIVVGSLAGFSAYLYLLRTMPASRVVTYAYVNPVVALALGAWLGGESLDPGTLAAAAVSLAGVYLSVSSR, encoded by the coding sequence ATGAGGTCCCCCAGGGCGAGCGCCCTACGGACGCTCGTCGCGTTCGCCGTGATCTACCTGGGGTGGGGCTCCACCTTTCTGGCCGTCAGGGTAGCCGTGACGTCCATCCCGCCGCTCCTGGTCGGCGCCAGCCGCAACCTCGTGGCCGGCAGCCTCCTCGTCGGCGCCGGGCTCCTGTCGGGGGCCGGACGCCCCTCGGCCGCGGCGGCGGGCCGGGCGCTCACGATTGGCGTCCTGATGTTCGTCGCCAACCACGGCGCGATCGCCTGGGCGTCCACCCGCAACCCCTCGGGCATCACGGCCCTGCTCGTCGCCACCATCCCGCTCTGGATCCTTGTGTTCGAATGGCGCCGCGGCGACACGGCGCGGCCCCCGGTCCGGGCCATCGTCGGGCTCGGGCTGGGGTTCGCCGGATCGCTCCTGCTCCTGTGGCCGAGCGCGGGCGGCACCCGGCTCGATCCGCTCGCCTCCGTGGTGACCGGCCTGGCCGCGATCTCGTGGGCCGCCGGCACGCTGACCGCGCGCCATGCCCACCTGTCGGAGTCCGTCGCCCTGGCCACGGGGCTGCCGATGCTGCTCGGCGGCACGGTGCTGGCCGCGGCCTCGGCGGCCGCCGGCGAGTGGTCCGGTCTCCGCCTGGCCGCGATCCGCCCCGAGTCGGGCGCCTCGCTGGCCTATCTGATCGTCGTCGGATCGCTCGCGGGGTTCAGCGCCTACCTCTACCTGCTGCGGACGATGCCGGCGTCACGGGTCGTGACCTACGCCTACGTCAACCCCGTCGTCGCGCTGGCGCTCGGCGCATGGCTGGGCGGCGAGTCCCTGGACCCGGGGACGTTGGCCGCGGCGGCCGTGAGTCTCGCCGGCGTCTATCTGTCAGTGTCGAGCCGATGA
- a CDS encoding M36 family metallopeptidase codes for MTTRRPCAPVPPRRLRRPSSLTLVALIVVSAVLASGQQRRNATGPDGASPNFDIRLYKELPDGPLTADAADFMTRLAPAGSGGAGWAAGQAVREAGLRAAIRDVVIRPHASLGTPDTVGRPAGNGFLTGPSSDREATLRAFLGRYAAAYGLGAGGSLVVLADYANPSGNMAWVELEQRLHGVPVFQGVVRGGFTARGELVRTTGALAPAIDEAALALPAPTLSAEQAIALAADRVGWVAPEPTLAARGPDAGGRLTFASSTMADDATAWLTYFPLAPGVVRLAWATEIMGDPDAYLTLVDAETATVLFRKNLTNYQTQTASYTVYAGDSPAPASPSPALPGANYQAPVVARQTFTLIGNEAPYTFNAKGWMTDGTNVTDGNNVEAGMDLSSPDGVDAPATGTARTFNFAYNPGPGNPGPGDAPTTTAFRNGEATNMFYWSNRFHDELYRLGFTEAARNFQHDNFGRGGVAGDRVRAEGQDSSGTNNANFSTPSDGGRGRMQMYVFPGPSPDRSSGIDNQVMLHELAHGLSNRLHANASGLSAAMSRGMGEGWSDFYAVALLSTAAQPVTGIYATGGWVTQNLVAGYSDNYYYGIRRFPYAVKSVTGGASNRPHNPLTFADIDPAQVNLNDGAYPPNLQFVSSNAFEVHNSGEVWAMALLEVRARFITRLGFAAGNQRVLQFVTDGMKLDPADPTFVDGRDAILAAAAASGTAADIADIWAGFAARGLGVLATATSASSSQVVESFLVPGAPVPTFSINDVAATEGNAGLKTFTFTVSLANPDAVSHTVNFATAPGTAQDTTAVAGPSGPATIPSVGPASVYPLTMTLSGATGTITSVRVRLDDLTHTFPGDLDVLLVGPGGQKVMLMSDVGGSADVNAVDLLIADGGPAFTAAAIAPGTYRPTDLLPGETLPAPAPAGPYGTALSAFNGLSPNGTWQLFVNDDTAGDAGSLGSVSVSVTTSGSAADFDAVAGQLVFPPGATSMTVGVPVHGDTLAEANETFFVNLSSPIGAAIGDAQGLGTILNDDGVLGAQPPTGFTVASVAGNLVSLRWTPPAAGPTPSGYVLEGGVTPGGVIATLPLGPVPLLTFAAPNGSFYLRVRTVAGGAQSAPSNEAALHVNVPVAPSAPANLLGAVSGSAVTLAWTNTFGGGAPTSVTLDVTGTLSGSVPLGAAEGFTFPAMPPGTYTFRVRAANAAGSSPASAPVTLTFPGACSGAPQAPAGFTAVQSGGVLYLWWGLPASGPAPSGFTLGVSSAVFTGSVPLGSARSFSTPAPPGSYTFTIRGSNACGTGAAAAPQTAVIP; via the coding sequence ATGACTACCCGACGCCCGTGTGCCCCTGTCCCTCCCCGGCGCCTCCGTCGCCCGTCGTCCCTTACGCTCGTCGCCCTGATCGTCGTGAGCGCGGTGCTGGCCTCCGGCCAGCAGCGCCGGAACGCGACCGGACCGGACGGCGCGTCGCCCAACTTCGACATCCGCCTGTACAAGGAACTGCCGGATGGGCCCCTGACGGCGGACGCCGCCGACTTCATGACGCGCCTGGCGCCAGCCGGGAGCGGCGGCGCCGGCTGGGCCGCCGGGCAGGCCGTCCGCGAAGCGGGCCTTCGCGCGGCGATTCGTGACGTCGTCATCCGCCCGCACGCGTCGCTCGGGACGCCCGACACGGTGGGCCGTCCCGCCGGGAATGGGTTCCTCACCGGCCCGTCGAGCGACCGCGAGGCGACCCTCCGCGCGTTTCTCGGACGGTATGCGGCGGCCTACGGTCTCGGCGCCGGCGGCTCGCTGGTCGTCCTCGCCGACTACGCGAACCCCAGCGGCAACATGGCCTGGGTGGAGCTCGAGCAGCGGCTGCACGGCGTACCCGTCTTCCAGGGTGTGGTGCGCGGCGGCTTCACCGCCCGTGGCGAGCTGGTCCGTACGACGGGCGCGCTCGCGCCGGCCATCGACGAGGCGGCCCTGGCGCTGCCCGCCCCGACCCTGAGCGCCGAACAGGCGATTGCCCTGGCCGCCGATCGCGTCGGCTGGGTGGCCCCGGAGCCGACGCTCGCCGCGCGCGGCCCCGACGCCGGCGGCCGCCTGACGTTCGCCTCGTCGACCATGGCCGACGACGCCACGGCGTGGCTCACGTACTTCCCGCTGGCTCCCGGCGTCGTGCGCCTGGCCTGGGCCACCGAGATCATGGGCGATCCCGACGCGTACCTCACGCTCGTCGACGCGGAGACGGCCACCGTGCTCTTCCGCAAGAACCTGACGAACTACCAGACGCAGACGGCGTCCTACACCGTGTACGCGGGCGACAGCCCCGCGCCCGCGTCGCCGTCGCCGGCGCTCCCTGGCGCGAACTACCAGGCGCCGGTCGTGGCGCGCCAGACCTTCACGCTCATCGGCAACGAGGCGCCCTATACCTTCAACGCCAAGGGCTGGATGACCGACGGCACGAATGTCACCGATGGGAACAACGTCGAGGCCGGCATGGACCTCTCGTCGCCCGACGGCGTCGACGCGCCCGCCACCGGCACCGCCCGGACGTTCAACTTCGCCTACAACCCCGGCCCGGGCAACCCCGGCCCCGGGGACGCGCCGACGACCACGGCGTTCCGCAACGGCGAGGCGACCAACATGTTCTACTGGTCGAACCGCTTCCACGACGAGCTCTACCGCCTTGGCTTCACCGAGGCGGCCCGCAACTTCCAGCACGACAACTTCGGCCGCGGAGGCGTCGCCGGCGACCGCGTGCGGGCGGAAGGGCAGGACTCGTCCGGCACGAACAACGCGAACTTCTCGACGCCGTCCGACGGCGGCCGCGGCCGGATGCAGATGTACGTGTTTCCGGGGCCCAGCCCCGATCGCTCGTCGGGCATCGACAACCAGGTGATGCTCCACGAGCTGGCCCACGGCCTGTCGAACCGTCTGCACGCCAACGCGTCGGGTCTGTCGGCGGCGATGTCCCGGGGGATGGGGGAGGGCTGGTCGGACTTCTACGCCGTGGCGCTGCTCTCCACGGCCGCGCAGCCCGTCACCGGGATCTACGCCACTGGGGGCTGGGTGACCCAGAACCTCGTGGCCGGCTACTCCGACAACTACTACTACGGCATCCGCCGCTTTCCCTATGCCGTGAAATCGGTCACCGGCGGCGCCTCGAACCGGCCCCACAACCCGCTGACGTTCGCCGACATCGACCCGGCGCAGGTCAACCTGAACGACGGCGCCTACCCGCCGAACCTGCAGTTCGTGTCGAGCAACGCGTTCGAGGTCCACAACTCGGGCGAAGTGTGGGCGATGGCGCTCCTGGAGGTGCGGGCGCGGTTCATCACCCGTCTCGGCTTCGCCGCGGGCAACCAGCGCGTCCTGCAGTTCGTGACCGACGGGATGAAGCTGGATCCCGCGGATCCGACGTTCGTCGACGGGCGCGACGCCATTCTCGCCGCGGCGGCGGCGTCGGGCACGGCCGCCGACATCGCCGACATCTGGGCCGGCTTCGCGGCTCGCGGCCTCGGCGTGCTCGCGACCGCCACGAGCGCGTCGAGCTCGCAGGTCGTCGAGAGCTTCCTGGTGCCCGGTGCTCCGGTGCCGACCTTCTCGATCAACGACGTCGCGGCCACCGAGGGGAACGCGGGCCTCAAGACCTTCACGTTCACGGTCTCGCTGGCCAACCCGGACGCGGTCTCGCACACGGTCAACTTCGCGACGGCCCCGGGGACCGCGCAGGACACGACCGCGGTCGCCGGTCCCTCGGGCCCGGCCACGATTCCCTCCGTCGGCCCCGCGTCGGTCTACCCGCTCACCATGACGCTGTCGGGCGCCACCGGCACGATCACGTCGGTGCGCGTGCGCCTCGATGACCTGACGCACACGTTCCCGGGCGACCTCGACGTGCTGCTCGTCGGACCCGGCGGCCAGAAGGTGATGCTGATGTCGGACGTGGGCGGCAGCGCCGACGTCAACGCCGTGGATCTCCTGATCGCCGACGGCGGGCCGGCCTTCACGGCCGCCGCGATCGCGCCCGGCACGTATCGTCCGACGGATCTCTTGCCAGGCGAGACGCTGCCGGCGCCCGCGCCGGCCGGCCCGTACGGCACCGCGCTCTCGGCGTTCAACGGACTGTCCCCGAACGGGACGTGGCAGCTCTTCGTGAACGACGACACCGCCGGTGATGCGGGCTCCCTGGGCAGTGTCTCGGTCAGCGTCACGACGAGCGGCAGCGCCGCCGACTTCGACGCCGTGGCCGGTCAGCTCGTCTTCCCGCCGGGTGCGACGTCCATGACCGTCGGCGTCCCCGTCCACGGCGACACGCTCGCCGAGGCGAACGAGACGTTCTTCGTCAATCTCTCGTCGCCGATTGGGGCGGCGATCGGCGATGCGCAGGGGCTCGGCACGATCCTGAACGACGACGGCGTCCTCGGCGCGCAGCCGCCGACGGGCTTCACGGTCGCCTCGGTGGCCGGGAACCTGGTGAGCCTCCGGTGGACGCCCCCGGCGGCCGGGCCGACCCCATCGGGCTACGTGCTCGAAGGCGGCGTCACGCCTGGCGGCGTGATCGCGACCCTGCCGCTCGGGCCGGTGCCGCTGCTCACGTTCGCGGCGCCGAACGGGTCCTTCTACCTCCGCGTCCGGACGGTCGCCGGCGGCGCGCAGAGCGCGCCGTCCAACGAGGCGGCGCTGCACGTCAACGTCCCGGTGGCGCCGTCGGCGCCCGCCAACCTGCTCGGCGCCGTCTCGGGATCGGCGGTGACGCTGGCCTGGACCAACACGTTCGGCGGAGGCGCGCCCACGTCGGTGACGCTCGACGTGACGGGCACGCTGTCGGGCTCCGTGCCCCTTGGCGCCGCCGAAGGGTTCACGTTCCCGGCCATGCCGCCGGGGACCTACACCTTCCGCGTGCGGGCCGCCAACGCCGCCGGATCGAGCCCCGCGTCGGCGCCGGTCACGCTGACGTTCCCGGGCGCGTGTTCCGGGGCGCCGCAGGCGCCGGCTGGCTTCACAGCGGTCCAGTCGGGTGGCGTGCTCTACCTGTGGTGGGGCCTGCCGGCCTCCGGTCCGGCGCCCTCGGGGTTCACGCTGGGCGTCAGCTCGGCCGTGTTCACGGGCAGCGTGCCGCTCGGATCGGCGCGCAGCTTCTCGACGCCGGCGCCCCCCGGCAGCTACACCTTCACGATCCGCGGCTCGAATGCCTGCGGCACCGGGGCGGCGGCCGCCCCGCAGACGGCCGTGATCCCGTGA
- a CDS encoding sigma-70 family RNA polymerase sigma factor, with product MAPGSVPAPDVTRLLALAAGGDTPAKASLFDVLYHELRRLAVGAMRVERREHTLQPTALVHEAFVRLAEDATPVESRHHFFGIAAIVMRRILVEHARARHAAKRGGHAPRVSIEDIDVPDETPAGDLDIEALDRALTALAEIDPRQARIVELRFFAGLTVEETAGVTGISPRTVKREWQVARAWLRREMARLDGPPRAR from the coding sequence ATGGCGCCAGGTTCCGTCCCCGCTCCAGACGTCACCCGTCTGCTGGCGCTGGCCGCCGGTGGCGACACCCCGGCCAAGGCCTCGCTGTTCGACGTGCTGTACCACGAGCTGCGGCGCCTGGCCGTCGGCGCGATGCGCGTGGAACGCCGCGAGCACACTCTCCAGCCGACGGCGCTGGTGCACGAGGCGTTCGTCCGGCTCGCCGAGGACGCCACGCCGGTCGAATCGCGGCACCACTTCTTCGGCATCGCCGCCATCGTCATGCGCCGCATCCTGGTCGAGCACGCGCGCGCCCGCCATGCGGCCAAGCGCGGCGGTCACGCCCCGCGCGTGTCGATCGAGGACATCGACGTGCCGGACGAGACGCCGGCGGGCGATCTCGACATCGAGGCGCTCGATCGCGCGCTGACCGCGCTGGCGGAGATCGACCCGCGGCAGGCGCGGATCGTGGAGCTGCGCTTCTTCGCCGGGCTGACCGTCGAGGAGACGGCCGGCGTCACGGGCATCTCGCCGCGGACGGTGAAGCGCGAGTGGCAGGTGGCCCGGGCCTGGCTGCGCCGCGAGATGGCACGCCTGGACGGGCCGCCGCGTGCACGGTGA
- a CDS encoding thioredoxin domain-containing protein produces MVRTCPACRRGNRIPARHLADQGRCGACHAVLPAVAAPLEVDATGFDEIVAGATVPVLVDFWAPWCGPCRMAAPAVADVAASAAGRALVLKVNTDEHPEVAARFGVRGIPNFVVLRGGTVAHQQAGVVGADVMLRWLA; encoded by the coding sequence ATGGTCAGAACCTGTCCGGCCTGCCGCCGCGGAAATCGCATCCCTGCCCGTCACCTGGCCGACCAGGGCCGCTGCGGCGCCTGCCACGCGGTCCTGCCGGCGGTCGCCGCGCCGCTCGAGGTGGACGCGACCGGGTTCGACGAGATCGTCGCGGGCGCCACGGTGCCCGTCCTCGTCGACTTCTGGGCGCCCTGGTGTGGGCCCTGCCGGATGGCGGCCCCGGCCGTGGCCGACGTGGCCGCATCCGCCGCGGGGCGCGCCCTGGTCCTGAAAGTCAACACCGACGAGCATCCCGAGGTCGCTGCCCGCTTCGGCGTTCGCGGCATCCCGAACTTCGTGGTGCTGCGCGGCGGGACGGTCGCGCACCAGCAGGCCGGCGTTGTCGGCGCCGACGTGATGTTGCGGTGGTTGGCGTAG